The Vallitalea longa genomic sequence TAGATGATCCTCTAGTCACTAAGAGTTATGTAGATGATAGATTAGAAGAAATACTAGGTAAAGCAGGACAACAAGGTACCAGTTCAAAAAGCAATAATGACAAGACGGAAATAGATTATGAACAAATATATTTAGAATTGAACAAATACATTGATAGTAAACTTGAAGAAGTAAACGACTTGAAAGATTCATCAAAATATGAAGTTGTTGAGCTGGAGATAGGACAGGATTTGATTTGTTCTGACAGTACTGAAGTAATTCTAAGGTCTGGAACTGCAAAAATAATAGGGAATGATACAGGTGATGGAATATCTGATATTACTATAGGTATAGATTTGTCAGATGGAGTTTTAGTTCCTAAAAATCATCTATTAATAGTTCCAAGAGATGATGAAAGAGGATTAAAGGCTGAATCAAAGTGTTTTGTAATGGTTAGAGGTGAATCTGAGGTAGTAGATAATTTACCAGATAAAAATAAAGATGATACACAGAAGACGGATGATTAGTCTATTGTACATAAGTAGTTTTTAGTATTGATTTATGGTATAATATAAAAATCAATTTTAGAATAATATATATTTAGAAAGTAAAGCGAGGTTGCCATATGAAGGCAAATACATCAAAAAAAGTAATTTCCAAGGATATGATATTTTATCTTCCTGCTAAAATATTAGAAGGAATCGTAGGATTTGTAACAATAGGTGTTTATTCCAGATTGTTTACAACTGAAGTATATGGTGAATATGGAGGAATCAATCCTACTATCAACATTACCTTCTTGATTGTGTTAGGATGGTTAATGCACTCTTTATATAGATATATAAATACATATAAAGATAATAATAATACAGAAGAACTTTGTTCAACAGCATTTGTAAGTTATATAACAATTACAGGAATTTTCCTGATTGGAATAATAATATTTATTTTAAGTGGAAACAAGATTATAAGTACAACATTATTGTTAAGTGCTTTTCTGATGTTTGTTGCATATGGACTCAACCAAGTTTTACTTAATCTTTTGGTGGCATTAAAGAAAATTAAGCTTAATCTGATATTATCACTATGTGGTGTAGTCTTAAAGCTTGTTTTAACAATATTATTAGCCTTTAATTTTGATAGGTCAGTTGAGATATTATTTATTGCCAATGGAACAGTTGATTTAGTAAAAGCAATTATAGTTTTTGTTAATTTGAAAGGTTACAGGTATATAGATTTCAATAAAGCTTCTATGAATACATTAAAAGTCATGTTAAGATATGGTTTCCCGTTAATCGGATTGAGCTTAACCATGTTTGTACTTAACATTTCTGATAGATATGTCATAATTTATTTTTGTGGATCTGATGTAAATGGTATATATACTGCCAATTATTCATTAGCTTCAGCAGTGTATACAATGATGATGATGGGGATAATGAGAGCGGTTTACCCTAATCTATTGGATTCATGGGGAAAAAAGGACATAAACAGAACAAAAGATATACTATCCAGTGGAGTTAGATATTATTTGTTGATATGCGTACCTGCAACAGTAGGTTTAGTAGTACTTTCAGAGCCTATTTCAAGATTATGTCTTTCAGGTGAATATCAAATGGGATATTCAATTATAGCTTTGACTTCAATAGGAATGTTATTTTTTGGATTAAGTGAATACTGTAATAAGGCATGGGAACTTACAATTAATACAAAAACGATATTAAGAAATAGCCTAATAAGTGGAATAATTAATTTAGTGCTTAACATTATTTTGATTCCTGCATATGGATATAAAATTGCTGCTATAACGACTATGTTATCATTTATTATCTATTTCATTTTATGTTATACAGGAGCAAAAAAAATATTGATATGGAAGTTGAAACCAGTAGTATATATACGTATAATTGGAAGTGCATTAACTTTTGGTGTATTGCTGATTATTGCAGGGTATTTTATAGAAATCAATGCAGCGATTCTTGTTTTGGCAATTATCGTTTCAATAATAATATATGGTGTATTGTTAATATTGACAGGCGAATTGACAGAAGAAATAGTTATGCTACGTAAATTAATAAAGCATAAATAATAAGTATAGGAAGTAACTATTATGGGAGTTAAGAAAAAAATTAGTTTAGGATTATATTATTTTGTAGGGAAAAAATTACCTGAATCTGATAGCTTGATTAGTTTTGGAGCAAAAAGATTTAGGAGATTTTTGTGCAAAAATATATTTGACTATACATCCAAAACGTGTAATATAGAAAAAGGAGTATTTTTTGGTAGAGGTCAAGGGATATCTATTGGAGATAATTCAGGAATAGGATTACACGCAAGGGTGCAAGGACCCCTTGAAATAGGTGACAACGTTATGATGGGACCCGATGTAATAATATATACTAAGAATCATGAATCAAAAAGGACAGATATACCAATGATAAAACAAGGGACAACAAGTCCAGAGAAAGTTGTTATTGAAGATGATGTCTGGATTGGTGCTAGAGTCATAATACTACCTGGTATAACAATTGGTAGGGGTAGTATATTAGGAGCAGGTTCAGTAGTAACCAAAAATGTAGAACCCTACACTGTTGTAGGTGGAGTTCCAGCTAAGAAAATAAAATCAAGAATATAGAAAAAAGGGAATAGACTTAATGAAAAAAATATCCATGTTCATTTTGATTGTAGTGATTATTCTAGTTACTGGATGTAGTAATAAAAAGGTAGAATTAGAAGAACCTATCCCAGAAGATAAAATAATAAAAGATATAGAAAGAGATATATGGGTTGTACAGGATGATGATAAACTTGTTGTAGGATACAGATATAATGAAAAAGAAAACATATGGATTGAATTTGCGAAAAGAGGAATTAATGAGTTATTGCAGATTTCAAATGTTTTTACTACAGCAATTCAAGATAAAATGACTAAGAATGAATTTGACAATTTGGATAAGGTTCAACTTATAGACAGCTATACAGATTGGATAAGCCCATGTATGTTTAGGAAAGGTTCACAAAAAACAGAAGATGAGCCACAATTCACAGGTGGTTGGCATGGTGTAGATGATAAATACGAAACTGCCAGAATGCTTGATTATAATATTGAAGTTGATGGTAATGTAAATAGTAATATAGTTCAAGTAGCATCTGAAGTAGTATTGACAGTAACAAATAATCTTTATGCATATAATACCATTGATAGTAAAAAAGAAGAATTACAAGAAACTGTTATTTATAATATTAATAGTGATGGAATACAAGTTGAAGTTGAGCTGAAAGCATTAGATGATATTGTTATTGAGAAATACTATGGATTGCAAACTTTGAATTCACTATATAGAGGTAGCCTTATATATGACGGAGCTGAAGATACAGCATTTGATCCTTTTAAAGGGAGTGAATCACCACCAAAGTCAAATGATTGTAGTTATCAGGTTACACTTAGATCTGAAGATGGAGCACATGTACTGATAGCTTCTATCAATAAGGATGTCGGCTTAGGAAAAGGTGATTACTTGGGTGATTCTATTCCATATGCTTTTACATTAAGTTATGGTAAAACATATTTTGATTTAGTAAGAGGAAAAGAATTACATCTGAAAAAGGGTGAAACCGCAAAATGGAAAGGCAGATATATTTTTAAATATGAAGATATTAATAACTGAGATAATTACATAATTCCTAATTTAATTCTATACGCTCAATATGTAGATTATAATAGTAAATCGAATCCAACATTTGTGCTATAGAAATCAGCGGAAGGTAATTATGCAATTATCTTAACTAGAATTAATTGATATAATAATCTGGAAAGGTTGGTTAGTATGAAAGAAAAGATATGTGTACTAGGTTTAGGTTATATCGGACTTCCTACAGCAGCAATGTTTGCAAGTAATGGATTTGATATAATAGGTGTAGATGTTAATGAAAAAGTTGTTAAGGCTTTAAATAAAGGCGAAATAATTATAGAAGAACCTTATTTAGATACAATGGTAAGAGATGTTGTAACATCAGGGAAATTGAAAGCATCTGTTAAACCAGAAGTTTCTGATGTTTATATTATTGCTGTACCAACACCAATTAATGAAGATAAGACTGCTGATATGTCATATGTAATCAGTGCTACAAGGTCTATTGTACCATTAGTCAAAAAAGGTGATATCGTAGTGTTAGAATCTACTTCACCACCAAAAACTATAGATAATATTATTGTACCAATATTGAAAGAATCTTCACTTAATGTAGAAGAAGACTTATATATTGCTCATTCTCCAGAACGTGTTATTCCAGGTAAAATACTATTTGAACTTGTAGAAAACAATAGAATCGTTGGAGGAATAGACGAGGAGTCAGCACTTAAAGTCAAGAAATTATACCAGTCATTTGTAAAAGGTGAGATATTTACTACTAATGCCACTACTGCTGAGATGTGCAAATTGACAGAGAATACATTTAGAGATGTAAATATAGCACTTGCCAATGAATTGGCTAAGATATGTGAACAATTAGGAATTAATATTTGGGACGTTATCAAATTCTCTAACAAACACCCTAGAGTTAATCTACATCAACCAGGACCAGGAGTTGGAGGACACTGTATAGCAGTCGATCCATGGTTTATAGTTGAAAAATTCCCAGAAACTGCTAAGATGATTACACTTTCTAGAACTATTAATGATAGTATGCCTGAATATGTATTCAACAAAAGCAGAAAGATACTAGGTACATTGAAAAACAAAAAAGTTACAATACTTGGTATAACTTATAAACCAGATGTTGATGATATGAGAGAAAGCCCAATTATTGAATTAGTAGAATTATTTGAAGAAGTTAGTGGCATCACTATATCAATTTGCGATCCATTCGTTGAATCATTCAGATATCTAGAAAAAGATATCTATACTGCATGTAAAGATAGTGATTTAGTTATACTTGGAGTAAATCACAAGTTATTTAGTGATACTAATATGGAAAAGATATATAAGAATATGAGACAAGCTAATATACTTGATACGAGAAACTTTTTTGATGAAAAAGCGCTTGTCGATATAGGATTCGATTACAATTTATTAGGAAAAGGTAAATGAAAATGAAAAAAAGAGTTTTGATGGTAGCTAATCAATTTCCACCAATGGGCGGTTCAGGAGTTCAGAGAAGTGTTAAGTTTGCAAAATATCTTCCAGAATATGAATGGGAGCCTGTTGTGTTTACTAGAGAAAGTAGTAAAGGTTTGATTGATAAATCATTATTAAATGATATACCAAAAGATTTAGAAGTCATAAGAACTAAACCTTATGACCTAAATGAACTAAAAAAACCTTTTAATTTAGCTGGAAAATTCATATCCAGAAAGTTATTGATACCTGATGGTGATGTAATATGGTATAAAAAAAATAAAGATATCCTTCTGGATTATGTTAAGAAAAATAATATAGATATTATATACACCACATCTTACCCATACAGTGACCATTTATTAGGTTTATATGTTAAAAAACATATGCCTAATATTCCTTGGGTAGTTGATTTTCGAGATGAATGGTGTAACAATCCATATATTTTGGATATGGGATATTCTAAGAATCGTATGGAAAAAGAACGAAAAATGGAAAGAGAAGTTATTAGTAATTGTGATTATTTCATTACTAACACTCCTCTAATGTTAAAAAACTTCTTAAAAGACTATGATATGAAAGAAAAATCTTTTGTTATACCAAATGGTTATGATAAAGATGATTTTGATAATATTAATAAAGACTATGTAAAGAAAGATAAATTAATTATAACTTATTCTGGTTCAATGTATGGAAGAAGGAAACCAGATTATTTCTTACAAGCGGTGGAAGAATTGATTGATGAACAAAAAATCGATAAAAAAGATATATTAATTAGATTTATAGGGAATATTCCTAATAAGAAAATAAAAGAGATTAATGAAAATTATTCTCTAAGCGAAACAGTAAAATATTTACCTTATATGGAACATAAAAAAAGTATAGAAAAACTTGTAGAATCAGATATATTATTATTTATTATCGGTGAAGGAAAAGGAGCAGAGAATTTCTATTCAGGTAAGGTGTTTGAATATATGAATACCAATAGACCTATATTAGCTCTTGTACCTCCAAAAGGAGTTGCTGCTGATGTGATAAAAGATACCAATACAGGATATATATCTGATACAACTAACGTAAAACAAATAAAAGAGCTAATGCTGAAATTATATTTTGACTGGAAAAATGATGCTATTGAAATGAATCCTAATTGGGATAAAATAAAGACTTTTGAAAGAAGGCAGTTAACAAAACAGCTTGTTGAAATACTTAATAGAGCTAAATAATAATAATTAAAAGCTGTGGAAGTTATGATATACAGTAGGAAGGTTGAATATTATGAAAATATTACATCTTATTAGCGGTGGAGACCAAGGAGGAGCTAAGACTCATGTCATTACTCTATTAAGAGAATTAAGTAAGAATGCTGATATAACCCTTGTATGTCTTTTAGAGCAAGATTTTGCAATAGAAGCTCGAGACCAAGGCATTAATGTTATTGTAATGCAACAAAATAAAAGATATAAATTAGATATTGTTAAAAGTCTCATCAGTATGTTAGAAAAAGATAAATATGATATACTTCATTGTCATGGGGCAAGAGCTAATTTTATAGGAATGCTTATAAAAAAGAAATATTCTATACCTACTGTATCTACTATACATAGTGATTACAAATTCGATTTTGATAATAATTTGTATAAGAAATTAGTATATACGACATTAAATTATTTTAGCTTGAAACATATGGATTATTTCATAGCTATAACTAACCAGTTTAAACAGATGTTAGTAGGCAGAGGATTCAAACAGGACAAAATTTATGTTGCATACAATGGAATTAAAATTACTCCAAGGAATTATTCAATGTCCAGAGAAGAATTTCTAAGTAGATATAATATAAAGTATAGTCAAGATAAAATTTATGTTGGTATTGCTACAAGACTTCATCCAGTAAAAGGAATACCTGTTTTTTTAAAGGCTGCAGAAAAAGTACTTAAGACTAACAATAATATTCAATTTTTGATTGCTGGTAATGGAGATGCTAATTATACAAATAAATACAAAGAATATGTCAAGACTAATAAATTAGAAGATAATGTTGTATTTTTGAATTTTGTTAAAGATATAGATAATTTTTATAATGCTATTGATATTAATGTACTTACTTCTCATAGTGAAAGTTTTCCTTATGCATTATTGGAAGGTGGACTTAATAAAAAGGCAACAATCTGTTCCCGGGTAGGTGGAATACCAGAAATGATTATTAATGAACAATCAGGATTATTATTTGAAGATGGTAATTATGACAAGCTGGCTGAATATGTTGAAAGGCTTGCTGGTGATGTAGAATTGAGATTACAATATAGTAATAATCTATACAATAGAATAGAAAATAATTTTTCTGATAAAAATATGGCTAAAACACATATTGAGATATACAGAAGTATATTGACAGGGAATATTAAGAGAGGAAGGTAGATATGAGAATAGTTGATAAGAACGGTAAATTGTTTGGTAAGATTAACATCATGGATATTATTATTATACTTTTAGTTATATTGATAGGTGTTACTCTTTATAATAAGATTTATAATAAAGGTGACTCAGCAGTATCATCAACTAAACAAGATATATATATTGTTGCTGAAGCATATGGGCAAGCACCAGATGTTGTAGATTCTATAAAACAAGGAGATAAAATAGTAGCTCAGAATATATATCAATCTGGTGATATAGATTATGTTGATATCAGTGATGATAATTATGTTACTACTACAAATGAAGGTAAACTTATTGTACAAAAAAGAACTGACAAGAAAACTATTGAGGTAGGTATTAATTGTAAAGCTAATATTAATGGACCATATATTGATTGTGGTGGACAAGAGATAAAAGTTGGAAAATCATACTGGATAAAAACCAGTAAAGGTCAGATTAGAGGATTTATTAAAGAAATTAAATTAGAGCAATAATATAAGGGAGAGAAATTAATGAAAATTATAAATGAAAAAGGTAAACTATTTGGACTAGTTAATATTATTGATTTGATAACAATTCTTCTTATTATTGCATTAGTTTTAGGAGCTCTATATAAATTTAAAGGAAATAGTATTAATATGATTGGTTCCAATAAAACAAAAGAAATGGAGTATGTTGTTAGACTAAATCCAAATTATGAAGATTTCTTCAAACAAATAAATGTCGGAGATAAATTAGTTCAAGATAAACGAGTACTTGATGCATCAATTACCGATATAAAAATTCAAGATTTCTATGAAAGTATACCAGATGAAAATGGAGAGGTTTCTATCCAAAAACATCCATTGTTCAAAGAAGCTTTTATAACTATAAAAGCGACAGTTTCTGATAAAGATCCAATTTTTAAATTGGGTGAACAGGAGATAAGAGTTGGATGTAGTAATTTTGTTAGGACTAAGTTATTCGAGATGTCAGGTTTTATATATAAAGTTATTGAATAACCACTTGACTTAGATTAAGAGAGGAAAGAAAAGCTATGAATGTAATTGAAACTAGTTTTATTTATAGAATTATTAAATATATTGATAGAATACATGAATATAGTTTTTTCTATAAAACACGAAGAAAAAAAAGAATTCATAAATCTACTAAGTTGAAACTTTCTATGTATGAGTATTCAATAATATATAAATTATTATGTACAATAGGACGAGGGTTTAATTCTTTATTTAACTTAATTAATAAAGGCTGCAAAACTAGTATAATCATAAATGCAATAGGGAAAATGACCGAAGATATTAAACATAAGAAACTTCATGTATTTAATCAATTTATGATAAGTTTTATTATTGGATATATAATATCTAATATAGCATTTAATATGTTCGCTAGCTATAAGATAAAATATGTTTTGATATTTGCTGTACTAACATTTGTTGTTAATATTATGTTTCGCTTGATAAATAAGTACAGAGAGAATAGTTTATTAGTTAGTTTAATGAAGAAGATAGTAGATTGAAAATAATACAAGTTAGTTGGTGAACAAAGTGAAAAATAAAATAAGTATATTGATAGTAATAATTGGTTTAGCTATTGGTCTCATAGGTGCAAAATTCGGTATTAGTATTGCTATAGGAGCTACAATGGTTGTACTTCTAGGAGCAGCTATCATACTAGACTATCAAAAGACGGTAATTCTACTTGGATTATATGTTTTTATTGATTTCATAGTAAGGAATATTGCTGGTCTCGCAGTAGTTTCTAGTATATGGGATGAATTAATGTTCCTAGGATTTATATGCATATTCATTTATAAATTGATTCGTTATAGAAAATTAGGTTTTTATAAATCAACCCCTTTAGACTTTCCAATTGTTTTTTTTGTTCTGTTAGGTGTGTTTTTAGTTTTTATCAATTCACCTAATTTAGGAATAGCAATAGATGGATTAAGGGCGGTTGTCCAATATATGCTTTGGTATTTTTTGGCAGTTCAATTATTAGACTCCACAAAGGGTATATTAAAAGTATATTGGGTACTTACCATAACTGGAACACTTTTAGGTCTTCATGGAATTTATCAATATTTGACAGGAGCTGAAATGCTAGGAAACTGGGTAGATAGTGCTGAGAATATAACTACAAGAGCATATTCTATTGTAGGAAGCCCTAATATACTTGGTGCAGTTTTTGTACTTTTCATTCCTATGAGTATAGCATTGTTAACATCTGATCATAATAAATTAAGAAAATTTATTGCATTTTGCATGACAGTCATTATGGCTGGAGGATTATTTGCGACCATGTCAAGAGGTGCATGGATATCTGCTGCATTTGGTATATTCATTTTTATACTATATAAGAATAAAAAACTGATATTACCTCTTATATTATGTGCAGGTATAGCAGTCCTTATGCTTCCCTCATTATCAAGCAGACTAACCTATATGTTTACAGATGAATATAAGGCAAAATCTTCTCAAGGTGGAAGAATCTATAGATGGGAAGAAGGAGTTAATGCTTGGAGTGAAGGAAATAAAGCCATTGGTTTAGGGCTAGGTAGATTTGGAGGAGCTGTAGCAACTAATAATGATTTATCACCATTCTATATGGACAATTATTATTTGAAAACATTAGCAGAAATGGGTATAATCGGTCTATCTGCATTTATACTATTATTAATATGTGTCATAAAATGGTGTACTACAGCGGTTATCAAAGAACGGAATGGAAGAAAGAAAGATCTGATGATGGGACTACTTGCAGGAGCATTAGGGATATTAGCTCAAAATGCTGTAGAAAATATATTTGAAGTTCCAATGATGGTGACATATTTCTGGTTATGTATCGGACTTATAATGGCATTAAGTATGGATAAAGGCAGATACAGTATAAGAGATAAAAGAATGATATAAAATTTTCATTTTATTTCATGAAGAGAAATGGGTGTTTACATGATAAATATTGTAATCTCCGGATATATTGGTTACAGTAATTGCGGTGACGATGCAATACTATTAGCTATATGTGAAGGAATTAGAGAATTGAATATAGAAGCTAATATCACAGCTCTATCTAAAAATCCAACAATTACTATGAGAGATAATAATATAAAATCAGTATATAGATTTAATTGGAGAGAAGTAGCTAGAACTATAAAGAATGCTGACATTATAATAAGTGGTGGAGGAAGTTTGCTTCAAGATACTACAAGTACTAGATCATTACTATATTATTTAGGGATAATAAGATTAGCTAAATTCCATAATAAAAAAGTTATGTTGTATGCTAATGGAATAGGACCAATATACAAAAAAATTAATAGATTAATGACTAAATACATAGTTAATAAGGTGGACCTAATAACACTTAGAGATGATCTTTCCAAACGAGATCTGGATAGTATGAAAGTCACTAAGCCTAAAATCCATGTTACCGCAGACCCCGTATTTTCTATGAACATTAATAAAAAAAGGTATAAAGATTTACTGAAGGATAATAATATTCCACTAGATAAACCTTTAGTAGGTATATTATTTAGAGAATGGAAAAACATTAATTACGAAGAAATCATTGCTAATGTATGTGATGAACTAATTGCCAATAAAGATGTAAATATAGTTTTTATACCGATGGAGTACAAAGAAGATATTGATATCAGCAAACGTATCGCTAGTAGAATGAAGCAAAATTCATATGTGTTAGATGAAGATTTGGATTCATCATCCATTATAGGTGTTATAGGTGAAATGCATATGATACTTAGTATGAGACTACATGCTTTGCTATTCGCTGCACTGAGTAGTGTACCAATGGTTGGATTTGTATATGACCCAAAAGTCAGTTGCTATTTAGATTTATTGAAAATGCCGTCAGCTGGTAATGTTAAGGAGTTAAATAAAACTTATATTAATGATATTGTGAATGATGTTTATAATAACTACGATAAATATGTTAATCAATTAGACGAAATAAAAGTTGAGATGAGAAAAAAATCAGAGCTTAACAATAAATATTTGTTGGATTTAATAAATAGTAATATAGATTAAGAAAATAAAAATAAGACTATATTTTATGAAAGGATAAATATTAATATGAAAGTTGATATTTTAGGAGTAAAGATAGACGATTATACTATGGATGAAGCTGTTAAAAAAGTGAGTCAGTATATTAACAGTGATAAAAAATATAAGATTTATACTCCTAATCCTGAATTTGTTATTGCAGCAAATGAAGATGAAGAGTT encodes the following:
- a CDS encoding lipopolysaccharide biosynthesis protein, which codes for MKANTSKKVISKDMIFYLPAKILEGIVGFVTIGVYSRLFTTEVYGEYGGINPTINITFLIVLGWLMHSLYRYINTYKDNNNTEELCSTAFVSYITITGIFLIGIIIFILSGNKIISTTLLLSAFLMFVAYGLNQVLLNLLVALKKIKLNLILSLCGVVLKLVLTILLAFNFDRSVEILFIANGTVDLVKAIIVFVNLKGYRYIDFNKASMNTLKVMLRYGFPLIGLSLTMFVLNISDRYVIIYFCGSDVNGIYTANYSLASAVYTMMMMGIMRAVYPNLLDSWGKKDINRTKDILSSGVRYYLLICVPATVGLVVLSEPISRLCLSGEYQMGYSIIALTSIGMLFFGLSEYCNKAWELTINTKTILRNSLISGIINLVLNIILIPAYGYKIAAITTMLSFIIYFILCYTGAKKILIWKLKPVVYIRIIGSALTFGVLLIIAGYFIEINAAILVLAIIVSIIIYGVLLILTGELTEEIVMLRKLIKHK
- a CDS encoding nucleotide sugar dehydrogenase, with translation MKEKICVLGLGYIGLPTAAMFASNGFDIIGVDVNEKVVKALNKGEIIIEEPYLDTMVRDVVTSGKLKASVKPEVSDVYIIAVPTPINEDKTADMSYVISATRSIVPLVKKGDIVVLESTSPPKTIDNIIVPILKESSLNVEEDLYIAHSPERVIPGKILFELVENNRIVGGIDEESALKVKKLYQSFVKGEIFTTNATTAEMCKLTENTFRDVNIALANELAKICEQLGINIWDVIKFSNKHPRVNLHQPGPGVGGHCIAVDPWFIVEKFPETAKMITLSRTINDSMPEYVFNKSRKILGTLKNKKVTILGITYKPDVDDMRESPIIELVELFEEVSGITISICDPFVESFRYLEKDIYTACKDSDLVILGVNHKLFSDTNMEKIYKNMRQANILDTRNFFDEKALVDIGFDYNLLGKGK
- a CDS encoding glycosyltransferase; this encodes MKMKKRVLMVANQFPPMGGSGVQRSVKFAKYLPEYEWEPVVFTRESSKGLIDKSLLNDIPKDLEVIRTKPYDLNELKKPFNLAGKFISRKLLIPDGDVIWYKKNKDILLDYVKKNNIDIIYTTSYPYSDHLLGLYVKKHMPNIPWVVDFRDEWCNNPYILDMGYSKNRMEKERKMEREVISNCDYFITNTPLMLKNFLKDYDMKEKSFVIPNGYDKDDFDNINKDYVKKDKLIITYSGSMYGRRKPDYFLQAVEELIDEQKIDKKDILIRFIGNIPNKKIKEINENYSLSETVKYLPYMEHKKSIEKLVESDILLFIIGEGKGAENFYSGKVFEYMNTNRPILALVPPKGVAADVIKDTNTGYISDTTNVKQIKELMLKLYFDWKNDAIEMNPNWDKIKTFERRQLTKQLVEILNRAK
- a CDS encoding glycosyltransferase family 4 protein, encoding MKILHLISGGDQGGAKTHVITLLRELSKNADITLVCLLEQDFAIEARDQGINVIVMQQNKRYKLDIVKSLISMLEKDKYDILHCHGARANFIGMLIKKKYSIPTVSTIHSDYKFDFDNNLYKKLVYTTLNYFSLKHMDYFIAITNQFKQMLVGRGFKQDKIYVAYNGIKITPRNYSMSREEFLSRYNIKYSQDKIYVGIATRLHPVKGIPVFLKAAEKVLKTNNNIQFLIAGNGDANYTNKYKEYVKTNKLEDNVVFLNFVKDIDNFYNAIDINVLTSHSESFPYALLEGGLNKKATICSRVGGIPEMIINEQSGLLFEDGNYDKLAEYVERLAGDVELRLQYSNNLYNRIENNFSDKNMAKTHIEIYRSILTGNIKRGR
- a CDS encoding DUF4330 family protein — translated: MRIVDKNGKLFGKINIMDIIIILLVILIGVTLYNKIYNKGDSAVSSTKQDIYIVAEAYGQAPDVVDSIKQGDKIVAQNIYQSGDIDYVDISDDNYVTTTNEGKLIVQKRTDKKTIEVGINCKANINGPYIDCGGQEIKVGKSYWIKTSKGQIRGFIKEIKLEQ
- a CDS encoding DUF4330 domain-containing protein, translated to MKIINEKGKLFGLVNIIDLITILLIIALVLGALYKFKGNSINMIGSNKTKEMEYVVRLNPNYEDFFKQINVGDKLVQDKRVLDASITDIKIQDFYESIPDENGEVSIQKHPLFKEAFITIKATVSDKDPIFKLGEQEIRVGCSNFVRTKLFEMSGFIYKVIE
- a CDS encoding O-antigen ligase family protein, encoding MKNKISILIVIIGLAIGLIGAKFGISIAIGATMVVLLGAAIILDYQKTVILLGLYVFIDFIVRNIAGLAVVSSIWDELMFLGFICIFIYKLIRYRKLGFYKSTPLDFPIVFFVLLGVFLVFINSPNLGIAIDGLRAVVQYMLWYFLAVQLLDSTKGILKVYWVLTITGTLLGLHGIYQYLTGAEMLGNWVDSAENITTRAYSIVGSPNILGAVFVLFIPMSIALLTSDHNKLRKFIAFCMTVIMAGGLFATMSRGAWISAAFGIFIFILYKNKKLILPLILCAGIAVLMLPSLSSRLTYMFTDEYKAKSSQGGRIYRWEEGVNAWSEGNKAIGLGLGRFGGAVATNNDLSPFYMDNYYLKTLAEMGIIGLSAFILLLICVIKWCTTAVIKERNGRKKDLMMGLLAGALGILAQNAVENIFEVPMMVTYFWLCIGLIMALSMDKGRYSIRDKRMI
- the csaB gene encoding polysaccharide pyruvyl transferase CsaB, with the translated sequence MINIVISGYIGYSNCGDDAILLAICEGIRELNIEANITALSKNPTITMRDNNIKSVYRFNWREVARTIKNADIIISGGGSLLQDTTSTRSLLYYLGIIRLAKFHNKKVMLYANGIGPIYKKINRLMTKYIVNKVDLITLRDDLSKRDLDSMKVTKPKIHVTADPVFSMNINKKRYKDLLKDNNIPLDKPLVGILFREWKNINYEEIIANVCDELIANKDVNIVFIPMEYKEDIDISKRIASRMKQNSYVLDEDLDSSSIIGVIGEMHMILSMRLHALLFAALSSVPMVGFVYDPKVSCYLDLLKMPSAGNVKELNKTYINDIVNDVYNNYDKYVNQLDEIKVEMRKKSELNNKYLLDLINSNID